One Cucurbita pepo subsp. pepo cultivar mu-cu-16 chromosome LG11, ASM280686v2, whole genome shotgun sequence DNA window includes the following coding sequences:
- the LOC111805310 gene encoding peptidyl-prolyl cis-trans isomerase CYP95-like isoform X1 → MTKKKNPLVFLDVSIDGDPKETMVFELFYDVAPKTAENFRALCTGEKGVGRKTGRPLHYKASFFHRIIRGSMAQAGDFVKRDGTVGESIYSGKFPDEPPRLKHDGPGLLSMAIADRDTLGSHFLITFKAINHLDRKHIVFGKLVQGFDVLKKIESVDVEDGVPTVTVKIVNCGEFNEVDCFAEKRKINKMKIGKITSSDDDSHEEKRRGKQKRTRERRRRKRRYHTSDSDSSSDSELDSDSESDSDTDLSSSSSSESSSSDDRSRKRKKTSTRGRYRRGKRKDKRRDRKRWRHDKKSKRKSKRALDSLTDTESDSKSRSTSVQDGLDVQGKDINRKGLSVKPGEDVPQASDACHRRRGEVDMVENDGERSHKENGERRSNGIAEVNSKSDRCCERQPDIVDDHPGKSRSRSYSPRRTMSKSISRSKSRSVSPKRSMSRSRSISGSPPRAPLRSRTISRSPVRNGSRSPGMGRKGRSISRSPLRSGPRRGVSRSPLRSNLQRSPSRSPPRRASRKSISRSPARVSKSVSRSPLRSSRQSLSRSSGRGPSRRSISRSPQAPVRNRRSYSRSLTPIRRPRSPASDRGRSASRSVSPEGSPKRIRRGRGFSERYSFARRYRTPSASPVRSYRYSGRVERDRYSSYRRYSPRRYRSPPRGRSPLRYRNRRSRTPSASRSPRYRSRRYSCSRSPIRSRSPVEGSRSRVSPRVVRRRSSSRSRSPSKSRTPADSQSPRRTSKDRSRSPSGSPDGKKGLVSYGDGSPD, encoded by the exons atgacaaagaagaagaacccatTGGTTTTTCTGGATGTCTCAATTGATGGAGACCCCAAGGAAACAATGGTTTTTGAG CTGTTTTATGATGTTGCTCCAAAAACGGCTGAGAATTTTCGTGCTCTGTGTACAG GAGAGAAAGGAGTTGGCCGAAAAACGGGAAGACCACTACATTATAAGGCATCCTTTTTTCATCGGATTATTAGAGGTTCCATGGCACAG GCTGGAGATTTTGTCAAACGAGATG GTACTGTTGGAGAGAGCATATACAGTGGAAAGTTTCCAG ATGAACCTCCTCGGCTAAAACATGATGGACCTGGTCTTCTATCGATGGCAATTGCTGACCGTGACACTTTAGGCTCCCATTTTCTTATCACATTTAAGGCCATTAATCATCTTGACAG GAAGCATATAGTATTTGGAAAACTTGTCCAGGGTTTTGACGTACTGAAAAAGATAGAAAGTGTGGATGTAGAGGATGGTGTTCCAACTGTTACAGTGAAAATTGTTAACTGTGGCGAGTTTAATGAAG TTGACTGTTTtgcagaaaaaagaaagataaacaaaatgaaaataggaAAGATTACTTCTTCAGATGACGATAGTCATGAAGAAAAGCGAAGAGGAAAGCAGAAAAGAACAagggagaggaggaggaggaagagaagatACCACACATCTGATTCAGATAGTTCATCTGATTCGGAATTAGACTCCGACTCTGAGAGTGATTCTGACACAGATTtgtcgtcgtcttcttcttctgaaaGTTCTTCCAGTGATGACAGGTctagaaagagaaagaagactTCTACGAGAGGCAGATATAGACGTGGTAAAAGAAAGGATAAAAGACGTGACCGAAAGAGATGGAGGCATGATAAGAAGtctaaaagaaaatctaaaag GGCCTTGGACAGTCTTACGGATACTGAAAGTGACAGCAAAAGCAGAAGCACTTCTGTGCAAGATGGCCTTGATGTTCAAGGGAAAGATATAAACCGTAAGGGCTTGTCAGTGAAACCTG GTGAAGATGTACCTCAAGCCTCGGATGCCTGCCATAGAAGGAGAGGAGAGGTAGATATGGTGGAAAATGATGGGGAGAGATCCCATAAGGAGAATGGTGAGCGAAGGAGCAATGGCATTGCTGAAGTGAATTCTAAATCTGACAGATGCTGTGAAAGACAACCTGATATTGTAGACGACCACCCTGGAAAATCTAG GAGTCGAAGCTATAGTCCTAGAAGGACGATGAGTAAGAGTATTAGTCGCAGCAAGAGTCGCAGTGTTAGTCCGAAACGAAGTATGAGCAGGAGTCGAAGTATTAGTGGAAGCCCGCCTCGTGCACCATTGAGGAGCAGGACCATTAGCAGAAGTCCTGTTCGAAATGGTAGCAGGAGCCCGGGTATGGGAAGGAAAGGTAGGAGTATCAGTAGAAGCCCATTACGAAGCGGGCCTCGGAGAGGAGTTAGCAGAAGCCCCTTGAGATCCAATCTACAAAGAAGTCCAAGCAGGAGCCCACCTAGAAGAGCCTCTAGAAAATCAATTAGTAGGAGTCCTGCAAGAGTTTCCAAAAGTGTAAGCAGAAGTCCATTGAGGTCGTCTCGTCAGAGTCTGAGCAGAAGCTCAGGTAGGGGGCCTTCTAGGAGGAGTATCAGTCGAAGTCCTCAAGCACCAGTTAGGAATCGAAGGAGCTACTCTAGGAGTCTTACTCCCATCCGTAGGCCAAGGTCACCTGCATCTGATAGAGGGAGAAGTGCATCAAGAAGTGTTTCCCCAGAAGGGTCTCCAAAGCGCATCAGAAGGGGGCGTGGTTTTAGTGAGCGTTATTCATTTGCTCGAAGATACAGAACACCCTCTGCATCTCCTGTCAGGTCATATCGTTACAGTGGAAGAGTTGAACGTGACAG ATATTCGAGTTACAGAAGATATTCTCCTAGGCGCTATAGAAGCCCTCCTAGAGGAAGATCTCCGCTAAG ATACAGAAACAGAAGAAGCAGGACTCCCTCTGCATCTCGTAGTCCTCGTTACCGTAGTCGTCGTTATAGCTGTAGTCGAAGCCCTATTAGGAGCCGTTCCCCAGTTGAGGGATCCAGGTCTCGTGTGTCTCCTCGAGTCGTTAGGCGGAGATCTTCTTCAAGGAGCAGATCCCCATCGAAATCAAGAACCCCTGCGGATTCACAATCCCCAAGAAGAACGAGCAAAGATAGGTCCAGGTCACCTTCTGGTAGCCCAGATGGGAAGAAGGGCCTGGTCTCTTACGGTGATGGATCTCCAGATTAA
- the LOC111805310 gene encoding peptidyl-prolyl cis-trans isomerase CYP95-like isoform X2: MTKKKNPLVFLDVSIDGDPKETMVFELFYDVAPKTAENFRALCTGEKGVGRKTGRPLHYKASFFHRIIRGSMAQAGDFVKRDGTVGESIYSGKFPDEPPRLKHDGPGLLSMAIADRDTLGSHFLITFKAINHLDRKHIVFGKLVQGFDVLKKIESVDVEDGVPTVTVKIVNCGEFNEEKRKINKMKIGKITSSDDDSHEEKRRGKQKRTRERRRRKRRYHTSDSDSSSDSELDSDSESDSDTDLSSSSSSESSSSDDRSRKRKKTSTRGRYRRGKRKDKRRDRKRWRHDKKSKRKSKRALDSLTDTESDSKSRSTSVQDGLDVQGKDINRKGLSVKPGEDVPQASDACHRRRGEVDMVENDGERSHKENGERRSNGIAEVNSKSDRCCERQPDIVDDHPGKSRSRSYSPRRTMSKSISRSKSRSVSPKRSMSRSRSISGSPPRAPLRSRTISRSPVRNGSRSPGMGRKGRSISRSPLRSGPRRGVSRSPLRSNLQRSPSRSPPRRASRKSISRSPARVSKSVSRSPLRSSRQSLSRSSGRGPSRRSISRSPQAPVRNRRSYSRSLTPIRRPRSPASDRGRSASRSVSPEGSPKRIRRGRGFSERYSFARRYRTPSASPVRSYRYSGRVERDRYSSYRRYSPRRYRSPPRGRSPLRYRNRRSRTPSASRSPRYRSRRYSCSRSPIRSRSPVEGSRSRVSPRVVRRRSSSRSRSPSKSRTPADSQSPRRTSKDRSRSPSGSPDGKKGLVSYGDGSPD; encoded by the exons atgacaaagaagaagaacccatTGGTTTTTCTGGATGTCTCAATTGATGGAGACCCCAAGGAAACAATGGTTTTTGAG CTGTTTTATGATGTTGCTCCAAAAACGGCTGAGAATTTTCGTGCTCTGTGTACAG GAGAGAAAGGAGTTGGCCGAAAAACGGGAAGACCACTACATTATAAGGCATCCTTTTTTCATCGGATTATTAGAGGTTCCATGGCACAG GCTGGAGATTTTGTCAAACGAGATG GTACTGTTGGAGAGAGCATATACAGTGGAAAGTTTCCAG ATGAACCTCCTCGGCTAAAACATGATGGACCTGGTCTTCTATCGATGGCAATTGCTGACCGTGACACTTTAGGCTCCCATTTTCTTATCACATTTAAGGCCATTAATCATCTTGACAG GAAGCATATAGTATTTGGAAAACTTGTCCAGGGTTTTGACGTACTGAAAAAGATAGAAAGTGTGGATGTAGAGGATGGTGTTCCAACTGTTACAGTGAAAATTGTTAACTGTGGCGAGTTTAATGAAG aaaaaagaaagataaacaaaatgaaaataggaAAGATTACTTCTTCAGATGACGATAGTCATGAAGAAAAGCGAAGAGGAAAGCAGAAAAGAACAagggagaggaggaggaggaagagaagatACCACACATCTGATTCAGATAGTTCATCTGATTCGGAATTAGACTCCGACTCTGAGAGTGATTCTGACACAGATTtgtcgtcgtcttcttcttctgaaaGTTCTTCCAGTGATGACAGGTctagaaagagaaagaagactTCTACGAGAGGCAGATATAGACGTGGTAAAAGAAAGGATAAAAGACGTGACCGAAAGAGATGGAGGCATGATAAGAAGtctaaaagaaaatctaaaag GGCCTTGGACAGTCTTACGGATACTGAAAGTGACAGCAAAAGCAGAAGCACTTCTGTGCAAGATGGCCTTGATGTTCAAGGGAAAGATATAAACCGTAAGGGCTTGTCAGTGAAACCTG GTGAAGATGTACCTCAAGCCTCGGATGCCTGCCATAGAAGGAGAGGAGAGGTAGATATGGTGGAAAATGATGGGGAGAGATCCCATAAGGAGAATGGTGAGCGAAGGAGCAATGGCATTGCTGAAGTGAATTCTAAATCTGACAGATGCTGTGAAAGACAACCTGATATTGTAGACGACCACCCTGGAAAATCTAG GAGTCGAAGCTATAGTCCTAGAAGGACGATGAGTAAGAGTATTAGTCGCAGCAAGAGTCGCAGTGTTAGTCCGAAACGAAGTATGAGCAGGAGTCGAAGTATTAGTGGAAGCCCGCCTCGTGCACCATTGAGGAGCAGGACCATTAGCAGAAGTCCTGTTCGAAATGGTAGCAGGAGCCCGGGTATGGGAAGGAAAGGTAGGAGTATCAGTAGAAGCCCATTACGAAGCGGGCCTCGGAGAGGAGTTAGCAGAAGCCCCTTGAGATCCAATCTACAAAGAAGTCCAAGCAGGAGCCCACCTAGAAGAGCCTCTAGAAAATCAATTAGTAGGAGTCCTGCAAGAGTTTCCAAAAGTGTAAGCAGAAGTCCATTGAGGTCGTCTCGTCAGAGTCTGAGCAGAAGCTCAGGTAGGGGGCCTTCTAGGAGGAGTATCAGTCGAAGTCCTCAAGCACCAGTTAGGAATCGAAGGAGCTACTCTAGGAGTCTTACTCCCATCCGTAGGCCAAGGTCACCTGCATCTGATAGAGGGAGAAGTGCATCAAGAAGTGTTTCCCCAGAAGGGTCTCCAAAGCGCATCAGAAGGGGGCGTGGTTTTAGTGAGCGTTATTCATTTGCTCGAAGATACAGAACACCCTCTGCATCTCCTGTCAGGTCATATCGTTACAGTGGAAGAGTTGAACGTGACAG ATATTCGAGTTACAGAAGATATTCTCCTAGGCGCTATAGAAGCCCTCCTAGAGGAAGATCTCCGCTAAG ATACAGAAACAGAAGAAGCAGGACTCCCTCTGCATCTCGTAGTCCTCGTTACCGTAGTCGTCGTTATAGCTGTAGTCGAAGCCCTATTAGGAGCCGTTCCCCAGTTGAGGGATCCAGGTCTCGTGTGTCTCCTCGAGTCGTTAGGCGGAGATCTTCTTCAAGGAGCAGATCCCCATCGAAATCAAGAACCCCTGCGGATTCACAATCCCCAAGAAGAACGAGCAAAGATAGGTCCAGGTCACCTTCTGGTAGCCCAGATGGGAAGAAGGGCCTGGTCTCTTACGGTGATGGATCTCCAGATTAA
- the LOC111805310 gene encoding peptidyl-prolyl cis-trans isomerase CYP95-like isoform X4 → MAIADRDTLGSHFLITFKAINHLDRKHIVFGKLVQGFDVLKKIESVDVEDGVPTVTVKIVNCGEFNEVDCFAEKRKINKMKIGKITSSDDDSHEEKRRGKQKRTRERRRRKRRYHTSDSDSSSDSELDSDSESDSDTDLSSSSSSESSSSDDRSRKRKKTSTRGRYRRGKRKDKRRDRKRWRHDKKSKRKSKRALDSLTDTESDSKSRSTSVQDGLDVQGKDINRKGLSVKPGEDVPQASDACHRRRGEVDMVENDGERSHKENGERRSNGIAEVNSKSDRCCERQPDIVDDHPGKSRSRSYSPRRTMSKSISRSKSRSVSPKRSMSRSRSISGSPPRAPLRSRTISRSPVRNGSRSPGMGRKGRSISRSPLRSGPRRGVSRSPLRSNLQRSPSRSPPRRASRKSISRSPARVSKSVSRSPLRSSRQSLSRSSGRGPSRRSISRSPQAPVRNRRSYSRSLTPIRRPRSPASDRGRSASRSVSPEGSPKRIRRGRGFSERYSFARRYRTPSASPVRSYRYSGRVERDRYSSYRRYSPRRYRSPPRGRSPLRYRNRRSRTPSASRSPRYRSRRYSCSRSPIRSRSPVEGSRSRVSPRVVRRRSSSRSRSPSKSRTPADSQSPRRTSKDRSRSPSGSPDGKKGLVSYGDGSPD, encoded by the exons ATGGCAATTGCTGACCGTGACACTTTAGGCTCCCATTTTCTTATCACATTTAAGGCCATTAATCATCTTGACAG GAAGCATATAGTATTTGGAAAACTTGTCCAGGGTTTTGACGTACTGAAAAAGATAGAAAGTGTGGATGTAGAGGATGGTGTTCCAACTGTTACAGTGAAAATTGTTAACTGTGGCGAGTTTAATGAAG TTGACTGTTTtgcagaaaaaagaaagataaacaaaatgaaaataggaAAGATTACTTCTTCAGATGACGATAGTCATGAAGAAAAGCGAAGAGGAAAGCAGAAAAGAACAagggagaggaggaggaggaagagaagatACCACACATCTGATTCAGATAGTTCATCTGATTCGGAATTAGACTCCGACTCTGAGAGTGATTCTGACACAGATTtgtcgtcgtcttcttcttctgaaaGTTCTTCCAGTGATGACAGGTctagaaagagaaagaagactTCTACGAGAGGCAGATATAGACGTGGTAAAAGAAAGGATAAAAGACGTGACCGAAAGAGATGGAGGCATGATAAGAAGtctaaaagaaaatctaaaag GGCCTTGGACAGTCTTACGGATACTGAAAGTGACAGCAAAAGCAGAAGCACTTCTGTGCAAGATGGCCTTGATGTTCAAGGGAAAGATATAAACCGTAAGGGCTTGTCAGTGAAACCTG GTGAAGATGTACCTCAAGCCTCGGATGCCTGCCATAGAAGGAGAGGAGAGGTAGATATGGTGGAAAATGATGGGGAGAGATCCCATAAGGAGAATGGTGAGCGAAGGAGCAATGGCATTGCTGAAGTGAATTCTAAATCTGACAGATGCTGTGAAAGACAACCTGATATTGTAGACGACCACCCTGGAAAATCTAG GAGTCGAAGCTATAGTCCTAGAAGGACGATGAGTAAGAGTATTAGTCGCAGCAAGAGTCGCAGTGTTAGTCCGAAACGAAGTATGAGCAGGAGTCGAAGTATTAGTGGAAGCCCGCCTCGTGCACCATTGAGGAGCAGGACCATTAGCAGAAGTCCTGTTCGAAATGGTAGCAGGAGCCCGGGTATGGGAAGGAAAGGTAGGAGTATCAGTAGAAGCCCATTACGAAGCGGGCCTCGGAGAGGAGTTAGCAGAAGCCCCTTGAGATCCAATCTACAAAGAAGTCCAAGCAGGAGCCCACCTAGAAGAGCCTCTAGAAAATCAATTAGTAGGAGTCCTGCAAGAGTTTCCAAAAGTGTAAGCAGAAGTCCATTGAGGTCGTCTCGTCAGAGTCTGAGCAGAAGCTCAGGTAGGGGGCCTTCTAGGAGGAGTATCAGTCGAAGTCCTCAAGCACCAGTTAGGAATCGAAGGAGCTACTCTAGGAGTCTTACTCCCATCCGTAGGCCAAGGTCACCTGCATCTGATAGAGGGAGAAGTGCATCAAGAAGTGTTTCCCCAGAAGGGTCTCCAAAGCGCATCAGAAGGGGGCGTGGTTTTAGTGAGCGTTATTCATTTGCTCGAAGATACAGAACACCCTCTGCATCTCCTGTCAGGTCATATCGTTACAGTGGAAGAGTTGAACGTGACAG ATATTCGAGTTACAGAAGATATTCTCCTAGGCGCTATAGAAGCCCTCCTAGAGGAAGATCTCCGCTAAG ATACAGAAACAGAAGAAGCAGGACTCCCTCTGCATCTCGTAGTCCTCGTTACCGTAGTCGTCGTTATAGCTGTAGTCGAAGCCCTATTAGGAGCCGTTCCCCAGTTGAGGGATCCAGGTCTCGTGTGTCTCCTCGAGTCGTTAGGCGGAGATCTTCTTCAAGGAGCAGATCCCCATCGAAATCAAGAACCCCTGCGGATTCACAATCCCCAAGAAGAACGAGCAAAGATAGGTCCAGGTCACCTTCTGGTAGCCCAGATGGGAAGAAGGGCCTGGTCTCTTACGGTGATGGATCTCCAGATTAA
- the LOC111805310 gene encoding peptidyl-prolyl cis-trans isomerase CYP95-like isoform X3: MPLPIFEIGTVGESIYSGKFPDEPPRLKHDGPGLLSMAIADRDTLGSHFLITFKAINHLDRKHIVFGKLVQGFDVLKKIESVDVEDGVPTVTVKIVNCGEFNEVDCFAEKRKINKMKIGKITSSDDDSHEEKRRGKQKRTRERRRRKRRYHTSDSDSSSDSELDSDSESDSDTDLSSSSSSESSSSDDRSRKRKKTSTRGRYRRGKRKDKRRDRKRWRHDKKSKRKSKRALDSLTDTESDSKSRSTSVQDGLDVQGKDINRKGLSVKPGEDVPQASDACHRRRGEVDMVENDGERSHKENGERRSNGIAEVNSKSDRCCERQPDIVDDHPGKSRSRSYSPRRTMSKSISRSKSRSVSPKRSMSRSRSISGSPPRAPLRSRTISRSPVRNGSRSPGMGRKGRSISRSPLRSGPRRGVSRSPLRSNLQRSPSRSPPRRASRKSISRSPARVSKSVSRSPLRSSRQSLSRSSGRGPSRRSISRSPQAPVRNRRSYSRSLTPIRRPRSPASDRGRSASRSVSPEGSPKRIRRGRGFSERYSFARRYRTPSASPVRSYRYSGRVERDRYSSYRRYSPRRYRSPPRGRSPLRYRNRRSRTPSASRSPRYRSRRYSCSRSPIRSRSPVEGSRSRVSPRVVRRRSSSRSRSPSKSRTPADSQSPRRTSKDRSRSPSGSPDGKKGLVSYGDGSPD, translated from the exons ATGCCCTTACCAATCTTTGAAATTG GTACTGTTGGAGAGAGCATATACAGTGGAAAGTTTCCAG ATGAACCTCCTCGGCTAAAACATGATGGACCTGGTCTTCTATCGATGGCAATTGCTGACCGTGACACTTTAGGCTCCCATTTTCTTATCACATTTAAGGCCATTAATCATCTTGACAG GAAGCATATAGTATTTGGAAAACTTGTCCAGGGTTTTGACGTACTGAAAAAGATAGAAAGTGTGGATGTAGAGGATGGTGTTCCAACTGTTACAGTGAAAATTGTTAACTGTGGCGAGTTTAATGAAG TTGACTGTTTtgcagaaaaaagaaagataaacaaaatgaaaataggaAAGATTACTTCTTCAGATGACGATAGTCATGAAGAAAAGCGAAGAGGAAAGCAGAAAAGAACAagggagaggaggaggaggaagagaagatACCACACATCTGATTCAGATAGTTCATCTGATTCGGAATTAGACTCCGACTCTGAGAGTGATTCTGACACAGATTtgtcgtcgtcttcttcttctgaaaGTTCTTCCAGTGATGACAGGTctagaaagagaaagaagactTCTACGAGAGGCAGATATAGACGTGGTAAAAGAAAGGATAAAAGACGTGACCGAAAGAGATGGAGGCATGATAAGAAGtctaaaagaaaatctaaaag GGCCTTGGACAGTCTTACGGATACTGAAAGTGACAGCAAAAGCAGAAGCACTTCTGTGCAAGATGGCCTTGATGTTCAAGGGAAAGATATAAACCGTAAGGGCTTGTCAGTGAAACCTG GTGAAGATGTACCTCAAGCCTCGGATGCCTGCCATAGAAGGAGAGGAGAGGTAGATATGGTGGAAAATGATGGGGAGAGATCCCATAAGGAGAATGGTGAGCGAAGGAGCAATGGCATTGCTGAAGTGAATTCTAAATCTGACAGATGCTGTGAAAGACAACCTGATATTGTAGACGACCACCCTGGAAAATCTAG GAGTCGAAGCTATAGTCCTAGAAGGACGATGAGTAAGAGTATTAGTCGCAGCAAGAGTCGCAGTGTTAGTCCGAAACGAAGTATGAGCAGGAGTCGAAGTATTAGTGGAAGCCCGCCTCGTGCACCATTGAGGAGCAGGACCATTAGCAGAAGTCCTGTTCGAAATGGTAGCAGGAGCCCGGGTATGGGAAGGAAAGGTAGGAGTATCAGTAGAAGCCCATTACGAAGCGGGCCTCGGAGAGGAGTTAGCAGAAGCCCCTTGAGATCCAATCTACAAAGAAGTCCAAGCAGGAGCCCACCTAGAAGAGCCTCTAGAAAATCAATTAGTAGGAGTCCTGCAAGAGTTTCCAAAAGTGTAAGCAGAAGTCCATTGAGGTCGTCTCGTCAGAGTCTGAGCAGAAGCTCAGGTAGGGGGCCTTCTAGGAGGAGTATCAGTCGAAGTCCTCAAGCACCAGTTAGGAATCGAAGGAGCTACTCTAGGAGTCTTACTCCCATCCGTAGGCCAAGGTCACCTGCATCTGATAGAGGGAGAAGTGCATCAAGAAGTGTTTCCCCAGAAGGGTCTCCAAAGCGCATCAGAAGGGGGCGTGGTTTTAGTGAGCGTTATTCATTTGCTCGAAGATACAGAACACCCTCTGCATCTCCTGTCAGGTCATATCGTTACAGTGGAAGAGTTGAACGTGACAG ATATTCGAGTTACAGAAGATATTCTCCTAGGCGCTATAGAAGCCCTCCTAGAGGAAGATCTCCGCTAAG ATACAGAAACAGAAGAAGCAGGACTCCCTCTGCATCTCGTAGTCCTCGTTACCGTAGTCGTCGTTATAGCTGTAGTCGAAGCCCTATTAGGAGCCGTTCCCCAGTTGAGGGATCCAGGTCTCGTGTGTCTCCTCGAGTCGTTAGGCGGAGATCTTCTTCAAGGAGCAGATCCCCATCGAAATCAAGAACCCCTGCGGATTCACAATCCCCAAGAAGAACGAGCAAAGATAGGTCCAGGTCACCTTCTGGTAGCCCAGATGGGAAGAAGGGCCTGGTCTCTTACGGTGATGGATCTCCAGATTAA